A genome region from Terriglobales bacterium includes the following:
- a CDS encoding ornithine cyclodeaminase family protein — protein MSHTPAGNPAGTLLLQRREVAALLDLGECVEAVERAFQLHARGESLPPGVLSAYVPDGGFHVKAAGLKLERAYFAAKFNGNFSGNASRFGLPNIQGVILLCDAENGYPLALLDSIEITIQRTAAATAVAARYLARPESEVLTVCGCGNQGRSHLLALSRVLTLKQVFAWDADPVRAHDFAREFSERLGVAVEAVDELHTAARQSDLCVTCTSARRWFLACEDVRPGTFIAAVGTDSPDKQELDPQLMAVSRIVVDSLAQCAEFGELHHALEAGLVTRESVCSELADVVAGRKPGRTSPEEIVLFDSTGVALEDVAAAVAVYHKALRQGVGQRLDFAA, from the coding sequence ATGTCGCATACTCCAGCGGGCAATCCGGCGGGCACGCTGCTGCTGCAGCGCCGCGAGGTGGCAGCCCTTCTGGATCTCGGCGAATGCGTGGAAGCGGTCGAGCGTGCCTTTCAACTTCACGCGCGGGGCGAAAGCCTGCCGCCGGGAGTGCTCAGCGCCTATGTTCCCGACGGCGGCTTTCACGTGAAGGCAGCCGGCCTCAAGCTGGAGCGGGCCTACTTCGCCGCCAAGTTCAACGGCAATTTTTCCGGCAACGCATCGCGGTTCGGCCTGCCCAACATCCAGGGCGTCATCCTCTTGTGCGACGCGGAGAACGGCTACCCGCTGGCGCTGCTGGACTCCATCGAGATCACCATCCAGCGCACGGCCGCGGCCACGGCGGTGGCGGCGCGATACCTGGCCCGGCCGGAGTCCGAGGTGCTCACGGTTTGCGGTTGCGGCAATCAGGGAAGGTCGCATCTGCTGGCCTTGTCGCGCGTGCTGACGCTCAAGCAAGTCTTCGCCTGGGACGCCGACCCTGTCCGCGCGCATGACTTCGCACGGGAATTCTCCGAGCGGCTGGGTGTGGCGGTAGAGGCCGTCGACGAGCTTCACACCGCCGCGCGCCAGAGCGACCTGTGCGTCACCTGCACCTCGGCTCGCCGCTGGTTCCTTGCCTGCGAAGACGTCCGGCCGGGCACGTTCATCGCCGCCGTCGGCACCGACAGTCCTGACAAGCAGGAACTCGACCCGCAACTGATGGCCGTGTCCCGAATCGTCGTGGATTCACTCGCCCAATGCGCGGAGTTCGGCGAACTGCATCACGCGCTCGAGGCGGGCCTGGTGACGCGTGAATCGGTGTGCTCCGAACTGGCCGATGTGGTAGCCGGGCGCAAGCCGGGCCGTACTTCACCGGAGGAAATCGTTCTCTTCGACAGCACCGGCGTCGCGCTGGAAGACGTCGCTGCGGCGGTGGCGGTCTACCACAAGGCGTTGCGCCAAGGCGTAGGCCAGCGTCTGGATTTTGCGGCCTGA